The window AACTGAGATAAGGAACTGCGTACTTGGTGTGATCGGGGCAGGCAGAATCGGCTTTAATGTAATAAAAGCATTCAGCGGCTTTGGGTGCAGGATTATTGCCCATGACATCTTTGAGAACGAAGAGGTCAAGAAGTATGCAACATTTACAACCCTGGAGGAACTCTATTCTGAAGCAGATATAATAACATTACATTGCCCTTTGTTTGAAGAGAACTATCATATGATAAATGATGAGACTATAAGTAAAATGAAAGATGGTGTTATAATTGTAAATGCAGCCCGAGGCGCTTTGATTGATTCGAAGGCTCTTATTCGCGGTATAAAGTCTGGTAAAATAGGAGCAGTGGCTTTGGATGTTTACGAAGAAGAAGTTGGTGTTTTTCATAATGATCATAGTGACAGAATATTGCAGGATGATATATTGCCTAGGCTATTACAGTTTCCTAATGTCATAGTTACACCTCACTGTGCTTTTTACACTGATGAAGCTGTTTCAAATATGGTCGAGACAGCGTTGTCGAACCTGAAAAATTACGAATTATCAGGAACGTGCAAGAACGAAATAAAGTAATTCACAGGCGGAAAGGCCACGTTATGTAAATGCATAATGCACAAAGGTCTTTCCGCCTCACATTGA is drawn from Bacillota bacterium and contains these coding sequences:
- a CDS encoding lactate dehydrogenase — encoded protein: MKVLAYQVRPDEKQYVKTLAPIYGHDVIMVSEDFSPDTAHLAEGYEGLMIQGNSKANRKALETISLLGIKYITSRAAGTNNIDVAACSKLGIKAAHVPAYSPNAVSEFTVGLILTLTRRIHAAIKKAERKDFSLRGLIGTEIRNCVLGVIGAGRIGFNVIKAFSGFGCRIIAHDIFENEEVKKYATFTTLEELYSEADIITLHCPLFEENYHMINDETISKMKDGVIIVNAARGALIDSKALIRGIKSGKIGAVALDVYEEEVGVFHNDHSDRILQDDILPRLLQFPNVIVTPHCAFYTDEAVSNMVETALSNLKNYELSGTCKNEIK